Proteins from a genomic interval of Neisseria arctica:
- a CDS encoding tyrosine-type recombinase/integrase codes for MATITKRGEKWRAQVRIKGISKSATFRTHTDAKSWAARMEAAILDGVENVSAKYLTFGDIAERYLNEVTPKKRGAKHETYRIKLLLRNSKLADVLLENLRPSHFADWRDKRLTEVKPDSVLREISSLSAICDHAMKEWGLLKENPLLKISKPKQAKPRTRRPTEAEIQSICENLGYVEDIPVTTVSERAALAFLFAIETAMRAGEICALTWDDIDESRRLAHIKISKNGHSRDVPLSRRAIEIISKLKNNHPVEVFNIQAASLDSLFRRARDAAGIKDLHFHDSRREALTRMAKKVDVMLLAKISGHRDIRILQNTYYAPDMAGVADLLD; via the coding sequence ATGGCAACCATCACCAAACGCGGCGAAAAATGGCGCGCCCAAGTCCGCATTAAGGGCATAAGTAAATCAGCAACATTCCGAACGCATACAGACGCCAAATCATGGGCGGCAAGAATGGAAGCGGCCATACTTGATGGCGTTGAAAATGTATCGGCAAAATATCTGACTTTTGGAGATATAGCAGAGCGCTATCTTAACGAGGTTACTCCAAAAAAGCGAGGGGCCAAACACGAAACATACCGCATAAAATTACTGCTACGGAACAGCAAATTAGCGGATGTATTGTTGGAAAACCTACGCCCAAGCCACTTTGCAGACTGGCGAGATAAGAGACTAACCGAAGTAAAGCCTGATTCCGTCCTGCGCGAAATATCCTCACTATCAGCTATTTGCGATCACGCCATGAAAGAATGGGGATTGCTAAAAGAAAATCCCCTACTCAAAATTAGCAAGCCAAAGCAAGCCAAACCACGAACAAGGCGGCCAACAGAAGCAGAGATACAGTCTATATGTGAAAATCTTGGGTATGTAGAAGATATCCCTGTAACCACAGTTTCCGAGCGTGCAGCCTTGGCATTTTTATTTGCCATAGAAACAGCTATGCGAGCAGGTGAAATATGTGCTTTGACTTGGGATGACATAGACGAATCACGGCGGCTTGCACACATTAAAATATCCAAAAACGGACATAGCCGAGACGTACCCTTATCACGCAGAGCAATAGAGATCATCAGCAAACTAAAAAATAATCACCCAGTAGAAGTATTTAATATTCAGGCCGCATCATTAGACAGCTTGTTCCGCCGCGCTAGAGATGCAGCAGGAATCAAAGATTTACATTTCCATGATAGCCGAAGAGAAGCCCTAACAAGAATGGCAAAAAAGGTTGACGTTATGTTGCTTGCGAAAATATCAGGCCATAGAGATATCCGAATTTTGCAAAACACATACTACGCTCCGGATATGGCAGGCGTGGCGGATTTATTAGACTAG
- the putA gene encoding bifunctional proline dehydrogenase/L-glutamate gamma-semialdehyde dehydrogenase PutA, whose amino-acid sequence MFAFSHSQSELRNAITAAYRRDEAEAVADMLNQAQMTPLEREAAAKLARRLVTQVRENRSKASGVDALMHEFSLSSEEGVALMCLAEALLRIPDTATRNKLIQDKLSGGDWKSHLNNSPSLFVNAAAWGLLITGKLTSANTKQQNLGSALTRVVSKGGEPLIRKGVDYAMRLLGKQFVTGQTIEEALKNSKEREKMGYRFSFDMLGEAAMTQADADRYYQDYIDAIHAIGKDAAGAGVYEGNGISVKLSAIHPRYVRAQHERVMNELLPRLKQLFLLAKQYDIGLNIDAEEANRLELSLDLMEALVSDPDLAGFHGIGFVVQAYQKRCPFVIDYLIDLARRNNQKLMIRLVKGAYWDSEIKWAQVDGLDGYPVYTRKVHTDVSYLACARKLLAAQDAIFPQFATHNAYTLAAIYQMGEGKDFEHQCLHGMGETLYDQVVGPQNLGRRCRIYAPVGTHETLLAYLVRRLLENGANSSFVNQIVDEKVSIDDLVKCPLDTAEQTAGRMHAALPLPRHLYGISRLNAAGVDLSNEFVLQALEREMNEAAAQLIEAVSITAVPVESQPAHPVLNPADHNDTVGSAAFIQTASISDVIAAANAAETTWSTKTATERAECLRRFADLLEAHTPQLMMLAVREAGKTLQNAIAEVREAIDFCRYYAEEAEQTLRNERALGTIVAISPWNFPLAIFTGEVVAALAAGNTVVAKPAEQTSLIAYYAVRLMHEAGIPKDALQLVLGAGEAGAALTQDPRINGVIFTGSTEVAKLINRTLANRADTPVLIAETGGQNAMIVDSTALAEQVCGDVINSAFDSAGQRCSALRILCLQEDIADHMLTMIKGAMNELRVGNPIKLHTDIGPVIDAEAQHNLLTHIEKMKKAAKAYHQTALPEDAENATFVAPVLFELNNLNELQREVFGPVLHVVRYRAEELDQLIDQINAKGYALTHGIHSRIDSTIEHIAERIEAGNIYVNRNIVGAVVGVQPFGGHGLSGTGPKAGGPFYLQRLTAAEYWKSPTLNRIGKADEKALAELESQMHQMGFDQETKLRLAAELGKCRVNTLRGAKSVLTGPTGENNVLTWKAPKKVWLYGGTLESAYAALIHLGAANIKASVLPAHPLAIWQEHLGNHLEVSAYPEQTGISHIVALESLPVEVKRALAETDGALIRIVNAQAGVDTLQLFEEISRSTNTTAAGGNASLMTMSEV is encoded by the coding sequence ATGTTCGCCTTTTCTCACTCTCAATCAGAATTACGCAATGCCATCACTGCCGCTTACCGCCGCGATGAAGCCGAAGCCGTTGCAGATATGCTCAACCAAGCGCAAATGACCCCGCTGGAGCGCGAGGCCGCCGCCAAACTGGCTCGCCGCCTAGTTACCCAAGTGCGTGAAAACCGCAGCAAAGCCAGCGGCGTTGATGCCCTCATGCACGAATTTTCACTTTCCAGCGAAGAAGGCGTTGCCTTAATGTGTTTGGCAGAAGCCCTGCTACGCATTCCCGATACCGCCACCCGTAACAAACTGATTCAAGACAAACTCTCCGGCGGCGACTGGAAAAGCCATCTGAACAACAGTCCGTCGTTGTTTGTCAATGCAGCCGCCTGGGGCTTGTTGATTACCGGCAAACTCACCTCTGCAAATACCAAACAGCAAAATCTCGGTTCTGCACTAACCCGCGTTGTCAGCAAAGGCGGCGAACCCCTCATCCGCAAAGGCGTCGATTACGCCATGCGCCTTTTGGGCAAACAATTCGTTACAGGACAAACCATTGAAGAAGCGCTGAAAAACAGCAAAGAGCGCGAGAAAATGGGCTACCGCTTCTCATTTGATATGCTCGGCGAAGCCGCTATGACCCAAGCAGATGCCGACCGCTACTACCAAGACTATATTGACGCCATCCATGCCATCGGCAAAGATGCCGCAGGAGCCGGCGTATACGAAGGCAACGGCATTTCAGTCAAACTCTCGGCCATTCACCCCCGTTATGTACGCGCCCAGCATGAGCGTGTGATGAACGAATTATTGCCGCGCCTAAAACAATTATTCCTATTGGCCAAACAATACGATATCGGCCTGAATATTGATGCCGAAGAAGCCAACCGCCTTGAGTTGTCGCTTGATTTGATGGAAGCTCTGGTGTCCGATCCCGATTTGGCCGGCTTTCACGGTATCGGCTTTGTCGTACAGGCTTATCAAAAACGCTGCCCCTTTGTCATCGATTATCTGATCGACCTAGCCCGCCGCAACAACCAAAAACTCATGATCCGCTTGGTTAAAGGCGCGTATTGGGACAGTGAAATCAAATGGGCACAAGTTGATGGCTTAGACGGCTATCCGGTTTACACCCGTAAAGTACATACGGATGTTTCCTATCTCGCCTGTGCGCGCAAACTGCTGGCGGCACAAGATGCCATATTCCCCCAATTCGCTACCCATAACGCCTATACCCTTGCTGCCATTTACCAAATGGGAGAAGGCAAAGACTTCGAACACCAATGCCTGCACGGTATGGGCGAAACCCTGTACGACCAAGTTGTCGGCCCGCAAAACCTAGGCCGCCGCTGCCGTATCTATGCGCCCGTAGGCACACACGAAACCCTATTGGCCTACTTAGTACGCCGCCTGCTAGAAAACGGTGCAAACTCATCATTCGTTAACCAAATCGTCGATGAAAAAGTCAGCATAGACGACTTGGTAAAATGCCCGCTTGATACCGCCGAACAAACCGCAGGCCGTATGCATGCCGCACTGCCGCTGCCCCGACATCTATACGGCATAAGCCGTCTGAACGCTGCCGGTGTCGATTTAAGTAACGAGTTTGTTTTACAAGCGCTTGAGCGCGAAATGAATGAAGCGGCAGCCCAACTGATCGAGGCTGTTTCCATTACCGCCGTACCGGTAGAAAGCCAACCCGCCCATCCGGTGCTCAATCCGGCCGACCATAATGACACGGTAGGCAGTGCGGCCTTTATTCAGACGGCCTCTATCAGCGACGTTATCGCTGCCGCCAATGCCGCCGAAACCACATGGTCAACCAAGACAGCAACCGAGCGCGCAGAATGCCTACGCCGCTTTGCCGACTTACTTGAAGCACACACACCACAGCTCATGATGCTGGCCGTGCGCGAAGCCGGAAAAACCTTGCAAAACGCCATTGCAGAAGTGCGCGAAGCCATCGACTTCTGCCGCTACTATGCCGAGGAGGCAGAACAAACCCTGCGCAACGAACGCGCACTCGGTACCATTGTTGCCATCAGCCCGTGGAACTTCCCTCTGGCCATCTTTACCGGCGAAGTCGTAGCCGCTTTGGCCGCAGGGAATACGGTAGTCGCCAAACCTGCCGAACAAACCAGCCTGATTGCCTATTACGCCGTACGGCTGATGCACGAAGCCGGTATCCCTAAAGATGCCCTACAACTGGTATTGGGTGCAGGCGAGGCCGGAGCCGCACTGACGCAAGACCCACGTATCAACGGTGTGATTTTTACAGGTTCTACCGAAGTGGCCAAGCTCATTAACCGCACCTTGGCAAACCGTGCGGATACACCCGTATTAATCGCCGAAACCGGCGGCCAAAACGCCATGATCGTCGACAGTACCGCCTTAGCCGAACAAGTATGCGGCGATGTCATCAATTCCGCATTCGACAGTGCCGGCCAGCGTTGCTCCGCACTCCGTATCCTCTGTTTGCAAGAAGACATTGCCGATCACATGCTGACTATGATTAAAGGCGCCATGAACGAATTACGCGTCGGCAATCCTATCAAGCTGCATACCGATATCGGCCCGGTGATTGATGCAGAAGCACAGCATAATCTGCTCACCCATATTGAAAAGATGAAAAAAGCCGCCAAGGCTTATCATCAAACCGCCCTGCCCGAAGATGCTGAAAACGCTACTTTCGTAGCCCCGGTTTTATTTGAGCTGAACAACCTCAACGAGCTGCAACGCGAAGTATTCGGCCCCGTATTGCATGTCGTACGCTACCGCGCAGAAGAGCTTGACCAGCTGATCGACCAAATCAATGCCAAAGGCTATGCCCTAACTCACGGTATCCACAGCCGTATCGACAGCACTATCGAGCATATCGCCGAACGCATCGAAGCAGGCAATATCTATGTGAACCGCAATATTGTCGGCGCAGTAGTAGGCGTGCAACCCTTCGGCGGCCACGGCCTATCAGGTACCGGACCAAAAGCCGGCGGCCCTTTCTACCTGCAACGCCTTACCGCAGCCGAATATTGGAAGTCTCCGACACTCAACCGTATTGGAAAAGCGGATGAAAAAGCTCTGGCCGAATTGGAAAGCCAAATGCACCAAATGGGTTTCGACCAAGAAACCAAATTGCGCTTGGCCGCCGAATTGGGCAAATGCCGCGTTAATACTTTACGCGGAGCCAAATCCGTATTAACCGGGCCTACCGGAGAAAACAACGTGCTAACCTGGAAAGCACCGAAAAAAGTATGGCTCTACGGCGGCACACTGGAAAGCGCTTACGCCGCGCTTATCCACTTGGGCGCAGCCAATATCAAGGCATCGGTGTTACCCGCCCATCCATTGGCTATCTGGCAAGAGCATTTAGGCAATCATTTGGAAGTATCGGCCTATCCGGAACAAACCGGCATCAGCCATATCGTCGCACTTGAAAGCTTACCCGTTGAAGTCAAACGCGCCCTGGCCGAAACTGACGGAGCACTGATCCGTATCGTCAACGCTCAAGCCGGCGTGGATACGTTGCAGCTTTTCGAAGAAATCAGCCGTAGTACCAATACCACCGCAGCGGGTGGCAATGCCAGTCTGATGACGATGTCTGAGGTATAA
- a CDS encoding ornithine cyclodeaminase family protein has product MQIFDYQSTGERMPYPELIEAIHAVFNEGCTVPRRHIHAIDSDDTAATLLLMPAWQKNKYLGIKHVTIYPDNSAKFQLPGLHSTYTLFDARNGVPVAVMDGNQITCRRTAAASALAAKYLAREDASRLLIVGAGNVAREIAPAYAEVRRLEKILIWNIYPKQAEQLAETLRQQGFNAEAVTDLQSAVQSSDIVSCATLSTAPLVLREWIRPGTHIDLIGSFKPDMRETDDAMFADTSVFVDTDEALDKAGDLLSPMAAGIFKREQVCADLESLCQGKHPGRSREEEITVYKAVGTAAEDLAAAVLVYTRDENQ; this is encoded by the coding sequence ATGCAGATTTTCGACTACCAAAGCACCGGCGAACGCATGCCCTATCCCGAATTAATCGAAGCCATCCACGCAGTTTTCAACGAAGGCTGTACCGTACCGCGCCGCCACATACACGCTATCGACAGTGATGATACTGCTGCCACCCTGCTATTGATGCCTGCCTGGCAGAAAAACAAATATCTGGGGATTAAACACGTTACCATCTACCCGGATAACAGTGCCAAATTCCAATTGCCCGGCCTACATTCCACCTACACGTTGTTTGACGCTCGAAACGGCGTACCCGTTGCCGTAATGGACGGCAACCAAATCACCTGCCGCCGCACTGCTGCCGCTTCGGCATTGGCTGCCAAATATTTGGCACGCGAAGATGCTTCCCGTTTACTGATTGTCGGAGCCGGTAATGTTGCCCGTGAAATTGCTCCGGCATATGCCGAAGTGCGCCGTCTGGAAAAAATTCTTATTTGGAACATCTATCCCAAACAGGCAGAACAGCTTGCCGAAACGCTACGGCAGCAAGGCTTCAATGCCGAGGCCGTAACAGATTTGCAAAGTGCAGTGCAAAGCAGTGATATCGTCAGCTGCGCTACCTTATCTACCGCCCCTCTGGTTCTGCGTGAATGGATCCGTCCCGGCACACACATTGATTTAATTGGCAGTTTCAAGCCTGATATGCGCGAAACGGATGATGCCATGTTTGCCGACACCTCAGTATTTGTCGATACGGACGAGGCTCTCGATAAAGCCGGAGATTTGCTTTCGCCTATGGCCGCCGGCATTTTCAAACGAGAACAAGTATGCGCCGATTTGGAAAGCCTCTGCCAAGGCAAACATCCCGGGCGCAGCCGCGAGGAGGAGATTACCGTATATAAAGCGGTCGGCACAGCTGCCGAAGATCTGGCTGCCGCGGTTTTGGTTTATACACGCGATGAGAACCAATAA
- a CDS encoding helix-turn-helix domain-containing protein, with protein MKNQEQAGSTHEQSNNFLANRLHTLRKQAGLTLQQLSEKSHISVSALSKIEKGQLSPTYEKIASLARGLNIHVAELFHEETAAMPNGRLTVSRAGSGRIHSTDQYDYRPLCAELSNKQFVPLLTRIKARNVHEFPTLLQHEGEEFIYVLEGEVTLHTDFYCPTMLSQGDSCYFDSGMGHACVAGSEDAWVLWVSSHTSFA; from the coding sequence ATGAAAAACCAAGAACAAGCAGGAAGCACGCACGAACAAAGTAATAATTTTTTGGCCAACCGTTTACATACTTTGCGTAAGCAAGCTGGGTTGACTTTGCAGCAGTTGAGTGAAAAAAGCCATATTTCCGTATCGGCTCTTTCCAAGATTGAAAAGGGGCAGTTGTCGCCTACTTATGAAAAAATCGCTTCTTTGGCGCGCGGTTTGAATATCCATGTTGCAGAACTATTTCATGAAGAGACTGCCGCTATGCCAAACGGACGCTTGACGGTTAGCCGTGCCGGTAGCGGGCGGATACACAGTACCGACCAATACGACTACCGGCCATTATGTGCGGAATTGAGCAATAAACAATTTGTGCCGCTGTTAACGCGTATCAAGGCCAGAAACGTGCATGAATTTCCTACCTTGCTGCAACACGAAGGGGAAGAATTTATTTATGTGTTGGAGGGCGAAGTAACACTCCATACCGATTTTTACTGTCCGACAATGCTGAGCCAAGGCGATTCCTGCTATTTCGATAGCGGTATGGGACATGCTTGTGTGGCGGGCTCGGAAGATGCTTGGGTATTGTGGGTATCTTCGCATACTTCGTTCGCTTAG
- a CDS encoding MFS transporter, translating into MHSKKVSNRVLLASLVGSSIEWFDYFLYGTVAALVFNQLFFPAEDPAVGTMLAFASFALSFFIRPFGGIIFSHIGDKIGRKKTLVLTLSLMGGATVLMGLLPTYQAIGIAAPILMVTLRLVQGLGIGGEWGGAMLLAVEYAPDNKRGFFGSVPQMGVTIGMLLATLALTVMSMLPDEAFLSWGWRVPFVLSSVLVFVGLLIRKGIDETPSFKKNQESGNVVAVPLFETLKHHKREVLIAVGAKFVETAPFYIMSTFIVYYATTELDFSRTQVLNAVTIATIITTILIPMMGALSDKIGRKTVYIGGVLLMMLYAFPYFWLLQSQSFFMLVLATVIGLGIIWAPTTAVLGTMFSEIFKSNVRYTGITLGYQIGAALAGGTAPLVATFLLKEFDHSYVPIACYIIFTGVVSLLAIAAVSEAAGKKLDH; encoded by the coding sequence ATGCACAGTAAAAAAGTATCCAACCGGGTATTGCTCGCCAGCTTGGTCGGCAGCTCAATCGAATGGTTCGACTATTTCCTTTATGGCACGGTAGCGGCATTGGTATTCAACCAATTGTTTTTCCCTGCCGAAGACCCTGCTGTCGGCACGATGTTGGCATTTGCTTCATTTGCCTTGTCGTTTTTCATCCGCCCGTTCGGCGGCATTATCTTCAGTCATATTGGCGATAAAATCGGCCGTAAGAAAACGCTGGTACTCACCCTGTCTCTAATGGGTGGTGCGACTGTACTGATGGGGCTTCTGCCTACTTACCAAGCTATCGGTATTGCTGCGCCGATTTTGATGGTTACGCTGCGTTTGGTGCAAGGCTTGGGCATTGGCGGTGAATGGGGTGGTGCTATGTTGTTGGCGGTCGAATACGCACCCGATAATAAACGTGGCTTTTTCGGCAGCGTACCGCAAATGGGGGTTACCATCGGTATGCTGTTGGCTACCTTGGCGCTTACCGTGATGAGTATGCTGCCCGACGAAGCATTTTTGTCATGGGGCTGGCGCGTGCCGTTTGTGTTGAGCTCAGTATTGGTATTTGTCGGCCTGTTGATTCGCAAAGGCATTGATGAAACGCCTTCCTTCAAGAAAAACCAAGAGAGTGGCAATGTCGTAGCCGTGCCTTTGTTTGAAACACTCAAACATCACAAACGTGAAGTATTGATTGCCGTGGGTGCGAAATTCGTTGAAACCGCTCCCTTTTATATCATGTCTACCTTCATTGTTTACTATGCGACAACAGAGCTGGACTTCAGCCGTACTCAGGTGCTTAATGCTGTTACCATTGCCACCATCATCACGACTATCCTGATTCCGATGATGGGTGCGCTTTCCGATAAAATCGGCCGTAAAACCGTGTATATCGGTGGTGTTCTGCTGATGATGTTGTACGCCTTCCCTTATTTTTGGTTGCTGCAAAGCCAATCGTTTTTCATGCTGGTATTGGCAACTGTGATCGGATTGGGCATTATCTGGGCCCCTACTACCGCAGTATTGGGTACGATGTTTTCTGAAATTTTCAAAAGCAATGTACGATATACCGGTATTACGCTGGGTTATCAAATCGGTGCGGCCTTGGCAGGTGGTACAGCACCGTTGGTTGCAACATTCTTGCTTAAAGAGTTTGACCATTCTTACGTGCCGATTGCCTGTTATATCATCTTTACCGGCGTGGTATCGTTGTTGGCCATTGCTGCGGTAAGTGAAGCGGCAGGTAAAAAACTGGATCATTAA
- a CDS encoding DHA2 family efflux MFS transporter permease subunit, translating to MNARLPSKWLPLLLAVAIFMQLLDATILNTALPKMAVDLNASPLNMQSAVIAYALTLALLMPLSGYLADRFGTRKVFIVSVAVFMLGSTMCAASTNVSALVAARVVQGIGGSMLVPIPRLTLLRVYEKSQLLNAINYAVMPALLGPVLGPLVGGYLVEYAGWHWIFLINLPIGALGIVIALKIMPDVRGKLSRFDLPGFLLFAIAACSFSLGVELATHSRAWSFSLLLALAGVASAWLYCRHSAHSKAPLYARNLFMVRTYRLGLAGNLFSRLGISAVPFLLPLLFQVVLGLSASLSGWLVAPLAMAALLMKPLIKPVMDRFGYRRVLVFNTRLLGVLIMCLALPEGDAPLWLWAVLLFLIGSSNSLQFSAMNTLTISDLRPYQTGSGNSLMAVNQQLAVSLGIALGALVLQVFSKSTIGEENLHNAFRYTFVYIGMVTFASAWIFARLHRSDGQNLLVKTPNH from the coding sequence ATGAATGCCCGTTTGCCTTCGAAGTGGCTGCCTTTGCTGCTGGCGGTTGCGATTTTTATGCAGTTGCTGGATGCCACGATTTTAAACACGGCCTTGCCTAAAATGGCGGTTGATCTGAATGCGTCGCCTTTAAATATGCAGTCGGCAGTGATCGCCTATGCGCTAACTTTGGCTTTGCTGATGCCTTTGAGCGGCTATTTGGCCGACCGTTTCGGTACGCGCAAAGTGTTTATTGTGTCGGTAGCGGTTTTTATGCTCGGTTCGACTATGTGTGCCGCCTCAACCAATGTTTCCGCTTTGGTAGCGGCAAGGGTGGTGCAGGGGATAGGCGGTTCGATGCTGGTGCCTATTCCGCGGCTGACTTTATTGAGGGTATATGAGAAGTCGCAATTGCTCAATGCGATTAATTATGCCGTTATGCCGGCTTTGCTCGGCCCTGTATTGGGGCCTTTGGTGGGTGGTTATTTAGTGGAATATGCCGGTTGGCATTGGATTTTTCTGATTAATCTGCCGATTGGTGCATTAGGTATTGTGATTGCATTAAAAATTATGCCTGATGTCAGAGGTAAGCTGAGCCGTTTTGATTTGCCGGGCTTTTTATTGTTTGCTATTGCCGCATGTTCGTTCAGCTTGGGCGTTGAGTTGGCGACCCATTCGCGGGCTTGGTCGTTTTCTTTATTGTTGGCTTTAGCGGGAGTAGCGTCCGCTTGGCTGTATTGTCGGCATAGTGCCCATAGCAAAGCACCTTTGTATGCCCGCAATTTGTTCATGGTGCGTACTTACAGATTGGGTTTGGCCGGAAATTTATTCAGTCGTTTGGGTATCAGTGCGGTACCGTTTCTATTGCCGCTGCTTTTTCAAGTCGTACTCGGCTTGAGTGCGAGTTTGTCGGGTTGGCTGGTTGCGCCGCTTGCTATGGCTGCTTTGTTGATGAAGCCTTTGATTAAACCTGTGATGGATAGATTCGGTTATCGGCGGGTTTTGGTGTTTAATACCCGGTTGCTTGGCGTGCTTATTATGTGTTTGGCCCTGCCCGAGGGAGATGCTCCTTTGTGGCTGTGGGCGGTTTTGCTGTTTTTAATCGGCAGTAGCAATTCGTTACAGTTTTCGGCAATGAATACCCTTACTATTTCTGATTTGCGCCCCTATCAAACGGGTAGCGGCAACAGCTTGATGGCGGTCAACCAGCAGTTGGCGGTTAGTTTGGGTATCGCATTGGGAGCCTTGGTATTGCAGGTTTTTAGTAAAAGTACCATCGGAGAAGAAAATCTGCATAATGCATTCAGATATACTTTTGTGTATATTGGTATGGTAACGTTTGCTTCTGCTTGGATCTTTGCACGTTTGCACCGTTCCGATGGTCAAAATCTCTTAGTAAAAACACCTAACCACTAA
- a CDS encoding PPK2 family polyphosphate kinase: MSFPIHKYRAGGKKLDFKQRRPDDKSDVPQKKADRRAETEQLGQELNSLQDILYAESKHRFLVVLQGMDTSGKDGTIRAVFRSADPLGMRVQAFKAPSEEEKARDYLWRVHQVVPKNGEIVIFNRSHYEDVLVTKVRGWIDEAEFERRIHHINDFERMLAETGTTVIKIFLHISKEEQRERLQARLDEPDKNWKFNPGDLEDRKYWDDFMQTYQNVIAATDKDHAPWYVVPADSKSARNVVIVNILLEHLKKLNPAYPVVDKTNWPDKIE, encoded by the coding sequence ATGTCTTTTCCTATTCATAAATATCGTGCCGGCGGTAAAAAGCTGGATTTCAAACAACGTAGGCCTGATGATAAATCCGATGTGCCGCAAAAAAAGGCTGACCGCCGTGCGGAAACCGAACAGCTGGGTCAAGAGCTCAATAGCTTGCAGGATATTCTGTATGCGGAATCGAAGCACCGTTTTTTAGTGGTTTTGCAAGGTATGGATACTTCGGGTAAAGACGGTACGATTCGTGCTGTTTTCAGAAGTGCCGATCCTTTGGGTATGCGTGTGCAGGCTTTTAAGGCACCGAGCGAAGAAGAAAAGGCGCGGGATTATTTGTGGCGCGTACATCAGGTAGTGCCGAAAAACGGTGAAATCGTAATTTTTAACCGCAGCCATTATGAAGACGTTTTGGTTACGAAAGTGCGCGGTTGGATAGACGAAGCCGAATTTGAACGCCGTATCCACCATATTAATGATTTCGAACGTATGTTGGCTGAAACAGGCACTACGGTGATTAAAATCTTCTTGCATATTTCGAAAGAAGAACAACGTGAACGTTTGCAGGCCCGCTTAGATGAGCCTGATAAAAATTGGAAATTCAATCCCGGTGATTTGGAAGACAGGAAATATTGGGATGATTTTATGCAGACTTACCAAAACGTAATCGCCGCTACCGATAAAGATCATGCACCGTGGTATGTGGTACCGGCCGATTCCAAATCAGCGCGCAACGTGGTTATCGTTAATATTTTGCTTGAGCATTTGAAAAAGCTGAATCCGGCTTATCCTGTGGTCGATAAAACAAATTGGCCGGATAAAATCGAATGA
- a CDS encoding YkvA family protein produces MKQNPSPEEFIPKFRRKKLDEPGFLRKLARFAGRLGAPAIKQLYALYFLFKEPSTPKRAKMIILGALVYFFSPIDSIPDLLGPLGFTDDIAVIALVYSQMKAYLTEEISDKARAATEELLRK; encoded by the coding sequence ATGAAACAAAACCCTTCGCCCGAAGAGTTTATCCCCAAATTCCGCCGTAAAAAGCTCGATGAACCCGGCTTCCTGCGCAAGCTGGCACGCTTTGCCGGCCGCTTGGGTGCACCGGCTATCAAACAGCTTTACGCCTTATATTTTCTGTTTAAAGAGCCAAGCACACCTAAGCGCGCCAAGATGATTATTTTGGGCGCACTGGTTTATTTCTTCAGCCCTATCGACAGCATTCCCGATTTACTGGGTCCGCTCGGCTTCACCGACGATATTGCCGTCATCGCATTGGTTTATTCCCAAATGAAGGCCTATCTCACAGAAGAAATCAGTGATAAAGCACGCGCTGCAACCGAAGAGCTTTTGCGTAAATAA
- a CDS encoding 3'-5' exonuclease, translating to MFENFFKQRERKKLRDSRYDFLYEEHPTELVSFDCETTSLNVKEGEIISIGAVKIRGNEILTSESFYVLVKPEGIMEAANVTIHGLRPKDLSDGMPIEEALHRFLNFIGGRPLVGYYLEYDIAMVNKFLKPMLGIKLPNRQVEVSSIFYQQEMNKTIHNAYIDLRMATMVEKLGIPDLPRHDALNDSINVAMMYLALMNREKRRKRSQT from the coding sequence ATGTTTGAAAACTTTTTCAAGCAGCGCGAGCGTAAAAAACTGCGCGATTCCCGCTACGATTTTCTTTATGAAGAGCATCCTACCGAATTGGTCAGCTTTGATTGCGAAACCACCAGCCTGAATGTGAAAGAGGGTGAAATTATTTCCATCGGCGCAGTCAAAATACGCGGCAACGAAATCTTAACCAGCGAATCTTTTTACGTATTGGTCAAGCCCGAAGGCATTATGGAGGCAGCCAACGTTACCATACACGGTTTACGGCCTAAAGATCTTTCAGACGGCATGCCGATAGAAGAAGCCCTGCACCGCTTTTTAAACTTTATCGGCGGGAGGCCTTTGGTCGGCTATTATTTGGAATACGATATCGCCATGGTTAACAAATTTTTAAAACCCATGCTCGGCATCAAGCTGCCCAACCGTCAGGTAGAGGTTTCCAGTATTTTCTACCAGCAAGAAATGAATAAAACCATACATAATGCCTATATCGACCTACGCATGGCTACCATGGTAGAAAAACTCGGCATCCCCGACCTGCCCCGCCACGATGCTTTAAACGACTCGATTAATGTTGCCATGATGTATCTGGCCCTTATGAACCGTGAAAAAAGACGCAAACGTTCCCAAACATAA